The following proteins come from a genomic window of Triticum aestivum cultivar Chinese Spring chromosome 6A, IWGSC CS RefSeq v2.1, whole genome shotgun sequence:
- the LOC123130895 gene encoding putative disease resistance protein RGA3 produces the protein MDLAISAVTGDLASRFISFLMNKYTDHVCSEEKAERLQQLLLRVHTVVEEADGRCITNSCMLMQLKQLSSAMYQGYHVLDNVRYKQHKEASKDLVSDSSTSSDYIIPFKRARTAYSSTNKASNSGLQSALENLEGAVTDMVEFVVLLGGCERISRRPYDAYLQVDNFMFGRHVEKQKIINFLLQENIPGPPAVLPVVGGRGVGKKTLVAHVCRYDRVRSHFAVILHLNGDGLTRITYHEIPSGRTLVVVEFASDVDDDDWKIFYSSVTCMDRGNKVIILGRNESLKKLGTVQSISLNRLAFEEYRYLLKTLAFGSLKPGDHPWLATIVEEFAVVLEGSLVSANLLGYAVRNNLNAHFWLSTLNKIRITRKMIMSRFGCHPNGLFDQDRPVHFGSHHLLSPAARLIPSASCLDSSLPKVIFGDVLAEPGHIAPTKGDFRLISWESRLPPYTAFVHLSRFVPSCVDDKPEAPLSGRKRLGPSA, from the exons ATGGATCTTGCAATATCTGCCGTTACAGGTGACCTCGCCAGCCGATTCATCTCTTTTCTCATGAACAAATACACGGATCATGTATGCTCAGAGGAGAAGGCGGAGAGGCTACAACAACTCTTGTTGAGAGTTCACACGGTCGTCGAGGAGGCGGACGGACGATGCATCACCAACTCTTGTATGCTCATGCAGTTGAAGCAGCTATCGTCAGCCATGTACCAAGGGTACCATGTGTTGGACAACGTCAGGTACAAGCAACATAAGGAGGCATCCAAGGACTTGGTGAGCGATTCATCTACCTCGTCCGATTATATCATTCCTTTCAAACGTGCTCGGACAGCCTATTCTTCGACAAACAAGGCCTCCAACTCGGGATTACAAAGTGCACTTGAGAATCTGGAAGGTGCTGTTACTGACATGGTGGAGTTTGTTGTGCTTTTGGGCGGATGCGAGCGCATCTCCCGGAGACCGTATGATGCCTATCTTCAGGTCGACAACTTCATGTTTGGTCGGCATGTCGAGAAGCAGAAGATCATCAACTTCTTGCTGCAAGAGAACATACCTGGTCCTCCGGCAGTGCTACCAGTCGTTGGTGGACGTGGAGTTGGGAAGAAAACTCTTGTTGCACATGTATGCag GTATGACAGGGTGCGTTCTCACTTTGCAGTTATTTTGCACCTGAACGGAGACGGTCTTACGAGAATAAC ATACCATGAAATTCCGTCAGGGAGGACACTGGTAGTTGTCGAGTTTGCTTCCGATGTAGATGATGATGACTGGAAAATATTTTATTCATCTGTTACGTGCATGGACAGAGGAAACAAAGTGATAATCTTAGGCCGAAATGAAAGCTTGAAGAAACTTGGGACTGTCCAGAGTATATCTCTGAACCGTCTGGCATTCGAGGAGTACAGGTACCTGCTCAAGACGCTCGCATTCGGAAGCCTGAAGCCAGGAGACCATCCGTGGTTAGCAACGATAGTGGAAGAGTTCGCTGTGGTGTTGGAAGGATCACTTGTTTCAGCTAACTTGCTTGGATATGCAGTGAGAAACAATCTAAATGCCCATTTCTGGCTTAGCACATTGAACAAGATCAGAATCACAAGGAAGATGATCATGTCCAGGTTTGGCTGCCATCCAAATGGCCTTTTCGATCAAGACCGTCCGGTGCACTTTGGCTCTCACCACCTCTTGTCTCCTGCTGCTCGCCTTATACCCTCTGCTAGCTGTCTGGATAGTAGTCTACCCAAAGTCATATTCGGGGACGTACTAGCAGAACCAGGCCATATTGCTCCAACGAAGGGAGATTTTAGGCTGATCTCTTGGGAATCAAGGTTACCACCATATACTGCGTTTGTTCATCTGTCTCGCTTTGTTCCAAGTTGTGTGGATGATAAGCCTGAAGCACCCTTGTCAGGGAGGAAGCGTCTGGGGCCATCTGCGTAG